The following are encoded in a window of Citrobacter freundii genomic DNA:
- a CDS encoding TorD/DmsD family molecular chaperone: MNEFSILCRVLGSLFYRQPQDPLLVPLFTVIGEGKLSASWPLEQDELLARLQKSCDMPQVAADYNALFVGEECAVPPYRSAWVEGAKESDVRAFLSARGMPLSDTPADHIGTLLLAASWLEDQSAEDESEALETLFVDYLLPWCDAFLGKVEAHASSPFWRTMAPLTRDAIGAMWDELQEDTEE, encoded by the coding sequence ATGAACGAGTTTTCTATCCTGTGTCGCGTCCTGGGATCGCTGTTTTACCGCCAACCGCAGGACCCGTTACTGGTTCCTCTTTTTACCGTGATCGGTGAGGGTAAACTGTCAGCAAGTTGGCCACTGGAGCAAGATGAACTGCTGGCTCGCTTACAGAAAAGCTGTGATATGCCGCAGGTGGCTGCAGATTATAACGCGCTGTTTGTCGGTGAAGAGTGTGCGGTGCCACCTTATCGCAGCGCTTGGGTCGAAGGTGCTAAGGAATCCGATGTTCGCGCATTCCTTTCTGCGCGCGGCATGCCGTTGTCGGATACTCCTGCTGATCATATCGGCACATTGCTGCTGGCTGCGTCATGGCTTGAAGATCAGTCTGCTGAAGATGAAAGTGAAGCGCTGGAAACGTTATTCGTTGACTATCTGCTCCCGTGGTGTGACGCGTTCCTTGGCAAAGTGGAAGCGCATGCCAGTTCCCCATTCTGGCGTACCATGGCGCCGCTGACGCGCGATGCGATTGGTGCGATGTGGGACGAGTTGCAGGAAGATACAGAAGAGTAA
- the efeO gene encoding iron uptake system protein EfeO, which yields MTINFRRSALQLGMAALFTSAFASHAADIPKVNVTVNDKQCEPMTITVNAGKTQFIIQNHSQKALEWEILKGVMVVEERENIAPGFSQKMTANLQPGEYDMTCGLLTNPKGKLIVKGSATADAAQSDALLSLSGAITEYKAYVTAETAQLVAGTKAFTDAIKAGDIEKAKSLYAPTRQHYERIEPIAELFSDLDGSIDAREDDYEQKAADPKFTGFHRLEKALFGDNTTKGMDKYADQLNTDVIDLQTRISELAFPPSKVVGGAAGLIEEVAASKISGEEDRYSHTDLWDFQANVDGAQKIVDLLRPQLKKSNAELLAKVDANFKKVDSILSKYRTKDGFETYDKLTDADRNALKGPITTLAEDLSQLRGVLGLD from the coding sequence ATGACGATTAACTTTCGCCGTAGTGCGCTGCAGCTGGGTATGGCTGCGCTGTTTACTTCTGCTTTTGCCTCACACGCCGCAGATATTCCCAAGGTCAACGTCACGGTTAACGACAAGCAGTGTGAACCGATGACAATCACGGTTAATGCCGGAAAAACCCAGTTCATTATTCAGAACCACAGTCAGAAAGCGCTGGAGTGGGAAATCCTCAAAGGCGTGATGGTGGTGGAAGAGCGTGAAAATATTGCGCCGGGCTTTAGCCAGAAAATGACCGCCAACCTGCAACCTGGCGAATATGATATGACCTGCGGCCTGCTGACGAACCCGAAAGGGAAGCTGATCGTCAAGGGCAGCGCAACGGCAGATGCGGCACAGAGTGACGCCCTGCTGAGCCTGAGCGGTGCAATTACCGAATACAAAGCCTATGTAACCGCAGAAACCGCACAGCTGGTGGCGGGGACCAAAGCATTTACAGATGCCATTAAAGCCGGGGATATCGAGAAGGCTAAATCCTTGTATGCGCCGACGCGCCAGCATTATGAACGTATTGAACCGATTGCCGAGCTGTTCTCTGACCTCGATGGCAGCATCGATGCACGTGAAGATGATTACGAGCAAAAGGCCGCCGATCCTAAATTCACCGGCTTCCACCGTCTGGAAAAAGCGCTGTTTGGCGACAATACCACCAAGGGGATGGATAAATACGCCGACCAGTTGAACACCGATGTTATCGACCTGCAAACGCGCATCAGTGAACTGGCCTTCCCACCGTCTAAAGTGGTTGGCGGAGCGGCGGGTCTGATTGAAGAAGTGGCCGCCAGTAAAATTAGCGGCGAAGAAGATCGCTACAGCCACACCGACCTGTGGGATTTCCAGGCCAACGTCGATGGCGCGCAGAAAATTGTCGATCTCCTGCGTCCTCAACTGAAAAAATCCAATGCTGAACTGCTGGCAAAAGTGGATGCGAACTTCAAAAAAGTCGATAGCATCCTGAGCAAGTATCGCACCAAAGACGGGTTTGAAACTTACGACAAACTGACCGATGCTGACCGCAACGCGCTGAAAGGACCGATTACGACGCTGGCAGAAGATTTGTCGCAATTACGCGGCGTACTGGGTCTGGATTAA
- the putP gene encoding sodium/proline symporter PutP has protein sequence MAISTPMLVTFCVYIFGMLLIGFIAWRSTKNFDDYILGGRSLGPFVTALSAGASDMSGWLLMGLPGAIFLSGISESWIAIGLTLGAWINWKLVAGRLRVHTEFNNNALTLPDYFTGRFEDKSRVLRIISALVILLFFTIYCASGIVAGARLFESTFGMSYETALWAGAAATIIYTFIGGFLAVSWTDTVQASLMIFALILTPVMVIIGVGGFEDSLEVIKQKSIENVDMLKGLNFVAIISLMGWGLGYFGQPHILARFMAADSHHSIVHARRISMAWMILCLAGAVAVGFFGIAYFNNNPALAGAVNQNAERVFIELAQILFNPWIAGILLSAILAAVMSTLSCQLLVCSSAITEDLYKAFLRKNASQKELVWIGRVMVLVVALISIALAANPENRVLGLVSYAWAGFGAAFGPVVLFSVLWSRMTRNGALAGMIIGAVTVIVWKQFAWLGLYEIIPGFVFGSIGIVVFSLLGKAPSAAMQKRFAEADAHYHSAPPSRLQVE, from the coding sequence ATGGCTATTAGCACACCGATGTTAGTGACATTCTGTGTCTATATTTTTGGCATGTTGTTGATTGGGTTTATTGCATGGCGTTCAACCAAAAACTTTGATGATTACATTCTGGGTGGACGCAGCCTGGGGCCGTTTGTCACCGCGCTTTCCGCCGGGGCATCCGACATGAGCGGCTGGCTGCTGATGGGGCTGCCGGGGGCGATTTTCTTGTCGGGGATTTCAGAAAGCTGGATCGCCATCGGCCTGACATTAGGCGCATGGATCAACTGGAAGCTGGTGGCCGGACGTTTACGCGTACACACCGAGTTCAATAATAATGCTCTGACGCTACCGGATTACTTTACCGGTCGTTTTGAAGATAAAAGCCGCGTGCTGCGTATTATTTCCGCGCTGGTTATTCTGCTGTTTTTCACCATCTATTGTGCTTCAGGGATTGTTGCAGGGGCGCGTCTGTTCGAAAGCACCTTCGGCATGAGTTATGAAACAGCGCTGTGGGCGGGTGCGGCAGCGACGATTATCTATACCTTTATTGGTGGTTTCCTGGCCGTCAGCTGGACCGATACCGTGCAGGCCAGCCTGATGATTTTTGCTCTGATCCTGACGCCGGTGATGGTGATTATTGGCGTCGGCGGCTTTGAAGACTCGCTGGAAGTGATCAAACAAAAGAGCATTGAGAACGTGGACATGCTCAAAGGCCTGAACTTTGTCGCCATTATTTCCCTGATGGGCTGGGGGCTGGGTTACTTCGGTCAGCCGCACATCCTGGCGCGCTTTATGGCGGCAGATTCTCACCATAGCATCGTGCATGCACGTCGCATCAGCATGGCATGGATGATCCTGTGTCTGGCGGGCGCGGTGGCCGTTGGTTTCTTCGGTATCGCCTACTTCAATAACAATCCGGCACTGGCCGGTGCGGTGAACCAGAACGCCGAGCGGGTGTTTATTGAACTGGCGCAAATCCTGTTCAACCCGTGGATTGCCGGTATTCTGCTGTCGGCTATCCTTGCGGCGGTGATGTCGACGCTGAGCTGCCAGCTGCTGGTGTGTTCCAGTGCCATTACGGAAGATTTGTACAAAGCGTTCCTGCGTAAAAATGCCAGCCAGAAAGAACTGGTGTGGATTGGCCGCGTCATGGTACTGGTAGTCGCGCTGATCTCTATTGCTCTGGCAGCTAACCCGGAAAACCGCGTTCTCGGTCTGGTGAGCTACGCCTGGGCTGGCTTTGGTGCGGCATTCGGACCAGTGGTGCTGTTCTCCGTACTGTGGTCGCGTATGACCCGTAACGGTGCGCTGGCGGGGATGATCATTGGTGCGGTCACGGTTATCGTCTGGAAACAGTTCGCCTGGCTGGGCCTGTATGAAATCATCCCGGGCTTTGTGTTCGGCAGTATCGGTATCGTGGTGTTCAGCTTGCTGGGTAAAGCACCTTCAGCCGCAATGCAAAAACGCTTTGCTGAAGCTGATGCGCATTATCATTCTGCACCGCCGTCACGTTTACAGGTTGAGTAA
- a CDS encoding phosphatase, translating to MYPVDLHMHTVASTHAYSTLSDYIAEAKRKGIKLFAITDHGPDMADAPHHWHFINMRIWPRLVDGVGILRGIEANIKNIDGEIDCSGPMFTSLDLIIAGFHEPVFAPVDKDTHTQAMIATMASGNVHIISHPGNPKYELDFTAVAQAAAKYQVALEINNSSFLHSRKGSEDNCRAVAAAVRDAGGWVALGSDSHTAFTLGEFGECRKILDDVNFPEDRILNVSPKRLLAFLESRGMEPIAEFAEL from the coding sequence ATGTATCCCGTTGACCTGCATATGCATACCGTCGCCAGCACCCACGCCTACAGTACCCTGAGTGATTACATCGCCGAAGCCAAACGCAAAGGTATCAAGCTGTTTGCGATCACCGATCACGGGCCGGACATGGCAGATGCCCCGCATCACTGGCATTTTATTAATATGCGCATTTGGCCAAGGTTGGTGGACGGGGTGGGAATTCTCCGCGGTATTGAAGCGAATATTAAAAATATTGACGGCGAGATCGACTGCTCCGGTCCGATGTTTACTTCCCTGGATTTAATCATTGCAGGCTTCCATGAGCCGGTTTTCGCACCTGTTGATAAAGACACGCATACCCAGGCGATGATTGCCACAATGGCGAGTGGTAATGTGCACATTATCAGTCATCCAGGAAATCCAAAGTATGAGTTAGACTTTACCGCCGTCGCACAGGCGGCAGCGAAATACCAGGTAGCACTGGAAATCAATAACTCCTCATTCCTGCATTCACGTAAGGGCAGTGAAGACAACTGTCGCGCAGTCGCCGCAGCGGTACGTGATGCCGGTGGATGGGTGGCGTTAGGATCGGATTCCCATACCGCCTTCACGCTGGGGGAATTTGGTGAATGCCGTAAAATCCTGGATGATGTGAACTTCCCGGAGGACAGAATTTTAAACGTATCGCCAAAACGCCTGCTGGCGTTTCTGGAATCGCGCGGCATGGAGCCTATCGCGGAATTTGCTGAACTTTAA
- the phoH gene encoding phosphate starvation-inducible protein PhoH, with protein sequence MGRQKAVIKARREAKRVLRRDSRSHKQREDESVTSLVQMGGVEAIGMARDSRDATPITARNEAQAHYLNAIESKQLIFATGEAGCGKTWISAAKAAEALIHKDVDRIIVTRPVLQADEDLGFLPGDVSEKFAPYFRPVYDVLVKRLGASFMQYCLRPEIGKVEIAPFAYMRGRTFENAVVILDEAQNVTAAQMKMFLTRLGENVTVIVNGDITQCDLPAHVRSGLNDALARFEEDDMIGIVRFNKDDCVRSALCQRTLNAYS encoded by the coding sequence ATGGGAAGACAAAAAGCAGTGATCAAAGCTCGTCGTGAAGCAAAACGTGTGCTGAGACGGGATTCGCGTAGCCATAAACAACGTGAAGATGAATCGGTCACCTCGCTTGTGCAGATGGGCGGCGTAGAAGCGATTGGTATGGCGCGTGACAGTCGCGATGCCACACCTATCACGGCGCGAAATGAGGCTCAGGCGCACTACCTGAATGCTATTGAGAGTAAACAGCTGATCTTCGCCACCGGTGAAGCCGGGTGTGGTAAAACCTGGATCAGCGCGGCAAAAGCAGCAGAGGCTCTGATCCACAAAGATGTGGACCGGATCATTGTCACCCGTCCAGTTCTGCAAGCTGATGAAGATCTCGGCTTCTTACCTGGAGATGTTTCCGAGAAGTTTGCTCCCTATTTTCGCCCGGTGTATGACGTGCTGGTAAAACGTCTGGGTGCCTCCTTTATGCAATATTGCCTGCGACCTGAGATTGGGAAGGTAGAAATCGCGCCGTTCGCGTATATGCGCGGACGGACATTTGAAAATGCCGTTGTCATTCTCGACGAGGCTCAGAATGTCACTGCTGCGCAGATGAAGATGTTTTTGACGCGTCTCGGGGAGAATGTGACGGTAATTGTGAACGGGGATATTACCCAGTGCGATTTACCGGCGCATGTTCGATCCGGACTAAACGATGCGCTGGCCCGCTTCGAAGAAGATGACATGATTGGAATCGTTCGTTTCAATAAAGATGATTGCGTTCGCTCGGCGCTTTGTCAGCGGACGCTTAACGCTTACAGCTGA
- the efeU gene encoding iron uptake transporter permease EfeU yields MFVPFLIMLREGLEAALIVSLIASYLKRTQRGRWIGVMWIGVLLAAALCLALGIFINETTGEFPQKEQELFEGIVAVIAVVILTWMVFWMRKVSRNVKVQLEQAVDNALQRGNHHGWALVMMVFFAVAREGLESVFFLLAAFQQDVGIWPPVGAMLGLATAVVLGYLIYLGGIRLNLGAFFKWTSLFILLVAAGLAAGAIRAFHEAGLWNHFQDVAFDLSSVLSTHSLFGTLMEGIFGYQEAPSVSEVAVWFIYLIPALIMFALPPRSGSTASRTAP; encoded by the coding sequence ATGTTTGTTCCATTTCTGATTATGTTGCGCGAAGGCCTAGAGGCCGCGCTGATTGTCAGCCTGATAGCCAGTTACCTGAAACGGACTCAGCGCGGTCGCTGGATTGGCGTAATGTGGATTGGTGTTCTACTGGCGGCGGCGCTATGCCTGGCGCTGGGGATTTTCATCAATGAAACTACCGGTGAATTTCCGCAAAAAGAGCAGGAGCTGTTTGAAGGGATCGTGGCAGTGATTGCCGTGGTGATCCTCACCTGGATGGTCTTCTGGATGCGTAAAGTTTCGCGCAACGTCAAAGTTCAACTGGAGCAGGCGGTCGATAACGCGTTACAGCGTGGCAATCATCACGGATGGGCGCTGGTGATGATGGTCTTTTTTGCCGTCGCTCGTGAAGGCCTGGAGTCGGTTTTCTTTCTGCTGGCGGCCTTTCAGCAGGATGTGGGTATCTGGCCACCGGTTGGGGCGATGCTGGGACTGGCAACGGCCGTCGTTCTGGGCTACCTGATATATCTCGGCGGCATTCGCCTCAATCTCGGGGCCTTCTTCAAATGGACCAGCTTGTTCATTTTGCTGGTGGCCGCAGGTCTTGCCGCCGGAGCCATTCGCGCGTTTCACGAAGCCGGGTTATGGAATCATTTCCAGGATGTGGCATTTGATCTGAGCAGCGTGCTGTCTACGCACTCGCTGTTTGGCACGCTGATGGAAGGGATTTTTGGTTACCAGGAAGCGCCAAGTGTCAGTGAGGTTGCCGTCTGGTTTATCTACCTGATCCCGGCACTGATTATGTTTGCATTACCGCCTCGTTCAGGCTCTACGGCGTCTCGTACTGCACCCTGA
- the ghrA gene encoding glyoxylate/hydroxypyruvate reductase GhrA — MEILFYHPTFDTAWWLKALAKAIPGANVREWKRGDNAHADYALVWHPPVDMLAGRKLKAVFALGAGVDSILSKLKAHPEMLDASIPLFRLEDTGMGLQMQEYAVSQVLHWFRRFDDYQALKSQAKWQPLQEYTREEFTVGIMGAGVLGAKVAESLQAWGFPLRCWSRTRKSWPGVESFAGTAELAAFLSQTRVLINLLPNTAETVGIINTGLLNQLQDGAYVLNLARGVHLKEDDLLAALNTGKLKGAMLDVYSSEPLPENNPLWKHPRVAMTPHIAAVTRPAEAVDYISRTILNLESGKAVTGQVDRVRGY; from the coding sequence ATGGAAATACTTTTCTATCACCCGACATTCGATACGGCCTGGTGGCTGAAGGCACTGGCTAAGGCAATTCCAGGCGCAAATGTCCGTGAATGGAAGCGGGGTGATAATGCGCATGCTGACTATGCCCTCGTCTGGCATCCACCGGTTGATATGCTGGCAGGTCGCAAGTTAAAAGCTGTTTTCGCGTTGGGCGCCGGCGTGGACTCTATCCTTAGCAAGCTAAAAGCCCACCCTGAAATGCTGGATGCGTCAATCCCGCTTTTCCGTCTGGAAGATACCGGTATGGGTCTGCAAATGCAGGAATATGCGGTGAGTCAGGTGCTGCACTGGTTTCGACGTTTTGATGACTATCAGGCGCTAAAAAGTCAGGCGAAATGGCAACCGCTGCAAGAGTATACCCGCGAAGAGTTTACTGTCGGGATTATGGGGGCAGGGGTATTAGGGGCTAAAGTGGCTGAGAGCCTGCAAGCATGGGGCTTCCCGCTGCGTTGCTGGAGTCGGACGCGTAAGTCCTGGCCCGGTGTGGAAAGCTTTGCCGGTACCGCAGAGCTGGCGGCGTTCCTGAGCCAAACGCGGGTGCTGATTAATCTTCTTCCAAATACGGCGGAAACGGTAGGTATTATTAACACCGGGCTGCTGAATCAATTGCAGGATGGGGCGTACGTGCTTAACCTGGCACGCGGGGTTCATCTGAAGGAAGACGATCTGCTGGCTGCGCTGAATACCGGAAAGTTGAAGGGCGCGATGCTGGACGTCTACAGCAGCGAGCCGCTACCGGAAAATAACCCTCTATGGAAACATCCGCGCGTGGCGATGACGCCGCATATTGCCGCCGTGACGCGTCCTGCAGAGGCCGTAGACTATATCTCACGCACCATTTTAAACCTTGAGAGTGGGAAAGCCGTAACGGGTCAAGTCGATCGCGTTAGGGGATATTGA
- the efeB gene encoding iron uptake transporter deferrochelatase/peroxidase subunit translates to MQQHNENGVSEPSRRRLLKGMGALGGALALAGGCPVAHAQKPHSAPGTLSPNARDDVQPFYGPHQAGILTPQQASMMLVAFDVLASDKADLERLFRLLTHRFAFLTTGGPAPETPNPRLPPMDSGILGAYIAPDNLTMTLSVGHSLFDERYGLKTQMPKTLQKMTRFPNDSLDAALCHGDLLLQICANTQDTVIHALRDIIKHTPDLLSVRWKREGFISDHAARSKGKETPVNLLGFKDGTANPDGTDEKLMQNVVWVTADQGEPAWAVGGSYQAVRLIQFRVEFWDRTPLKEQQTIFGRDKQTGAPLGMQHEHDVPDYANDPEGEVIALDSHIRLANPRTKETESSLMMRRGYSYSLGVTQSGQLDMGLLFVCYQHDLQKGFLAVQKRLNGEALEEYVKPIGGGYFFALPGVKTPDHYLGQSLLQA, encoded by the coding sequence ATGCAACAACATAATGAAAACGGCGTGAGTGAACCCTCACGCCGACGTCTGTTGAAGGGCATGGGAGCATTGGGCGGCGCGCTGGCACTGGCGGGCGGCTGTCCGGTTGCGCATGCGCAAAAACCGCACAGTGCGCCGGGCACTCTGTCACCCAATGCGCGCGATGATGTACAGCCCTTTTATGGACCGCATCAGGCGGGGATCCTGACGCCGCAGCAGGCCTCGATGATGCTGGTGGCATTTGATGTCCTCGCCAGCGACAAAGCAGATCTTGAACGTCTGTTCCGTTTACTGACCCATCGCTTTGCGTTCCTGACCACCGGCGGCCCGGCTCCAGAAACGCCGAATCCGCGCTTGCCGCCAATGGACTCCGGCATTCTGGGGGCTTACATTGCCCCGGACAACCTGACGATGACGTTGTCGGTCGGCCATTCACTGTTTGATGAGCGCTATGGCCTGAAAACACAAATGCCGAAAACGCTGCAAAAAATGACGCGCTTCCCGAATGATTCGCTGGATGCGGCGCTGTGCCACGGGGATCTGCTGTTACAAATTTGCGCCAACACGCAGGACACCGTTATTCACGCATTGCGCGATATCATCAAGCACACGCCGGATTTGCTCAGCGTGCGCTGGAAGCGAGAGGGATTTATCTCCGATCATGCTGCACGCAGTAAAGGCAAAGAAACCCCGGTAAATTTACTCGGTTTTAAAGACGGGACCGCGAACCCGGATGGTACTGATGAAAAGCTGATGCAAAACGTGGTGTGGGTCACGGCCGATCAAGGCGAGCCTGCATGGGCGGTAGGGGGCAGCTATCAGGCGGTGAGACTTATTCAGTTTCGCGTGGAGTTCTGGGATCGCACGCCGCTTAAAGAGCAGCAAACCATTTTTGGTCGCGATAAACAGACCGGCGCTCCGCTGGGAATGCAGCATGAGCATGATGTACCGGACTATGCCAATGATCCTGAAGGTGAGGTGATTGCGCTCGACAGCCATATCCGGCTGGCGAACCCGCGGACCAAAGAGACCGAATCCAGCCTGATGATGCGTCGTGGCTACAGCTATTCGCTCGGTGTGACGCAATCTGGACAGCTGGATATGGGGCTGCTGTTCGTATGCTATCAACACGATCTGCAGAAAGGTTTTTTGGCCGTACAGAAACGCCTGAATGGTGAAGCGTTGGAGGAGTACGTTAAGCCGATTGGCGGCGGTTACTTCTTTGCTTTACCGGGCGTAAAAACACCGGACCACTACCTCGGACAATCTCTGCTACAAGCCTGA